Proteins found in one Arachis stenosperma cultivar V10309 chromosome 8, arast.V10309.gnm1.PFL2, whole genome shotgun sequence genomic segment:
- the LOC130946001 gene encoding uncharacterized protein LOC130946001 — MASEESFLVLVHYRGSIKRKTRSGVKFTDKDPLCIIVTPTTTYDALVSSVLEKLGLEGVKRVKKFFYRIPTAVLHDTVKFDCFTIGSDEDLQVMFLSRRQFPEVRTPELLAKLVDVVSSSGGSNRNANTIAAVAGSSSRPAVASSSAPVYEPPMQPVASPSFAVDLSGNVGDEVRYGEHIPTEVHCLTPAGVGDGLFDDPDDDDMEPDMIADESGDDVGTTIPTRATGGSSSGTQQYPPHFSSLDLDAMRQDENALQPSGFGARETEGSAGMNEFQVGQQFQDKDEALLSVKTYSIRRGVQYKVVESDYRRYVGKCSEFGNGCTWLIRLSLRQRKGIWEVKRYNGPHTCLASSISSDHRSLDYHVISTFIMPMVRADAAVNIKVLQNATAAHFGFRPTYRRVWMAKQKAVAVIYGDWDESYNELPRWVLGVQLTMPGTVAVLRTCPVRVGGQVDESQVYFHRMFWTFPPCIQAFRHCKPLVSIDGTHLYGKYGGTLLVAIAQDGNSNILPVAFALVEGENAESWSFFLSHLREHVTPQPGLLVISDRHNSIKAALEAPDGGWLPPVAYRAFCIRHVAANFALTFKGKDARRLLVNAAYAKTEVEFDYWFDILRSENPAMCDWANRIEYSLWTQYCDEGRRFGHMTTNISECVNSILKGVRNLPVCSLVKATYGRLAELFVRKGREAEAQMGTRQQFSQYLVKCIEANLRTARHFTVTVYDRDNSEYTVAETTPTGSFSLGTYRVSLGSKTCDCGYFQALHFPCLHALACCAHSRLTWQPYVHEVYRLSSVFGVYQMGFTPPIPEGFWPPYAGPTVIPDPSMKRAREGRPRFTRIRTNMDEADPNRPKRCGLCRQPGHTRRSCPQAAGPSGTAGNQ; from the coding sequence CTCTGTGCTGGAAAAGCTTGGTCTTGAAGGAGTTAAAAGGGTCAAGAAGTTTTTCTACCGCATTCCAACAGCGGTGCTCCATGACACCGTGAAGTTTGATTGTTTCACAATCGGTAGTGACGAGGACTTGCAGGTTATGTTTCTTTCTCGTAGGCAGTTTCCCGAGGTAAGGACACCAGAGCTGTTGGCAAAGTTGGTTGATGTGGTATCTAGCTCGGGTGGTTCGAACCGGAATGCCAATACTATAGCCGCGGTTGCCGGCTCGAGCTCGAGACCTGCTGTTGCTTCATCCTCTGCTCCTGTGTATGAGCCACCGATGCAGCCTGTTGCGTCCCCTTCGTTTGCCGTTGATCTGAGCGGCAATGTTGGAGACGAGGTTCGGTATGGGGAACATATTCCCACCGAGGTACATTGTCTCACACCGGCTGGTGTTGGTGATGGTTTGTTTGATGATCCAGATGACGATGACATGGAGCCGGATATGATCGCTGATGAAAGCGGCGATGATGTTGGAACTACTATTCCGACAAGGGCTACAGGTGGATCTAGTTCTGGCACACAGCAGTATCCACCCCATTTTTCCTCGTTGGACCTGGATGCCATGCGGCAGGACGAAAATGCTCTGCAGCCCTCAGGATTTGGCGCTAGAGAGACCGAGGGGTCTGCCGGTATGAACGAGTTCCAAGTTGGCCAACAGTTTCAGGATAAAGATGAGGCGCTGTTGAGTGTGAAGACGTACAGTATCCGCCGAGGGGTCCAGTACAAGGTCGTTGAGTCCGACTACCGCAGGTATGTGGGAAAGTGTTCTGAGTTTGGGAATGGGTGCACATGGCTAATTCGGTTGAGTCTCCGACAGCGGAAGGGTATCTGGGAAGTGAAGCGATACAACGGACCGCATACATGTCTTGCCAGCTCCATCTCCAGCGATCATAGGAGTCTGGACTACCATGTCATATCCACCTTCATTATGCCGATGGTTAGGGCTGATGCAGCTGTGAACATCAAGGTGCTTCAAAATGCCACGGCCGCACACTTTGGGTTCAGGCCTACGTACAGGAGGGTATGGATGGCGAAGCAGAAGGCCGTTGCTGTCATATATGGGGACTGGGACGAGTCGTACAATGAGCTCCCTCGGTGGGTTCTAGGAGTTCAGCTGACGATGCCTGGCACTGTAGCCGTCCTTAGGACTTGCCCTGTTCGGGTTGGGGGACAGGTCGACGAGTCTCAGGTTTATTTTCATAGGATGTTCTGGACTTTCCCCCCTTGTATCCAGGCATTCCGTCATTGCAAGCCTTTGGTGAGTATTGATGGCACCCATCTATATGGGAAGTATGGGGGAACACTGCTAGTCGCCATTGCACAGGACGGAAACTCGAACATCCTCCCCGTGGCATTTGCACTAGTTGAGGGTGAGAATGCTGAGTCAtggtctttctttctttcccacCTCCGTGAGCACGTGACACCTCAGCCGGGTCTGTTAGttatttcagataggcataacAGCATCAAGGCAGCCCTCGAGGCTCCGGATGGGGGATGGCTACCACCTGTTGCGTACCGGGCGTTCTGCATTCGACACGTTGCAGCGAATTTTGCCTTGACGTTCAAGGGAAAAGATGCCCGGAGGCTTCTTGTTAACGCCGCATATGCCAAGACCGAGGTGGAGTTCGACTACTGGTTTGACATTCTGCGCTCTGAGAATCCGGCAATGTGCGACTGGGCAAATCGAATCGAGTATTCGTTGTGGACACAGTACTGTGATGAGGGTCGGAGATTCGGCCACATGACGACCAATATTTCGGAATGTGTCAACTCAATCCTGAAGGGGGTTAGAAACCTCCCTGTTTGCTCGTTGGTAAAGGCCACATACGGAAGGCTAGCTGAGCTATTTGTCCGTAAGGGTAGGGAGGCCGAGGCTCAGATGGGTACTAGACAACAATTCAGTCAATACCTAGTAAAGTGTATCGAGGCCAACCTGAGGACAGCCAGGCACTTCACGGTGACTGTTTACGACAGGGATAACTCGGAGTACACCGTTGCCGAGACGACTCCGACAGGTTCATTCTCTCTTGGTACGTACAGGGTCTCATTAGGGTCTAAGACTTGTGATTGTGGATACTTCCAAGCACTTCATTTTCCCTGTCTGCACGCACTGGCATGCTGTGCTCATTCACGGCTTACATGGCAGCCTTACGTCCACGAGGTATATCGCCTAAGTTCCGTGTTCGGTGTCTATCAGATGGGATTTACCCCTCCCATTCCAGAGGGTTTCTGGCCACCTTATGCCGGGCCTACCGTTATACCGGACCCGAGTATGAAGCGTGCGAGGGAGGGTCGTCCTAGATTCACAAGAATTCGCACCAACATGGATGAAGCAGATCCGAACCGGCCAAAGAGATGTGGCCTCTGCAGGCAGCCAGGTCACACCAGGCGTAGTTGTCCACAAGCCGCAGGCCCCAGCGGGACTGCTGGAAATCAGTAG
- the LOC130944940 gene encoding protein yippee-like At5g53940, with protein MGRVFVVELEGRSYRCKFCKTHLALADDLISRAFHCRRGKAYLFNNAVNFTMGVLEERMMLSGLHTVADIFCCCCGQIIGWKYESAHEKSQKYKEGKFVLERGRIVDEIDFSTEFYIDTRASMSDGED; from the exons ATGGGAAGAGTGTTTGTGGTCGAGCTTGAGGGAAGATCTTATAGATGCAAGTTCTGCAAAACTCACTTGGCTCTTGCTGATGATCTCATCTCTCGG GCATTTCATTGCCGGAGGGGAAAAGCATATCTCTTCAACAATGC TGTGAACTTCACAATGGGTGTACTAGAGGAAAGGATGATGCTTTCAGGACTGCATACCGTAGCTGATATTTTTTGCTGTTGCTGTGGTCAAATAATTGGTTGGAAATAT GAATCGGCGCATGAGAAGAGCCAAAAGTATAAAGAGGGAAAGTTTGTTCTTGAAAG AGGGAGGATTGTTGATGAGATTGATTTCTCCACTGAATTCTACATTGACACCCGTGCCAGCATGAGCGATGGCGAAGATTAG